The following are from one region of the Deltaproteobacteria bacterium genome:
- the mnmG gene encoding tRNA uridine-5-carboxymethylaminomethyl(34) synthesis enzyme MnmG, with amino-acid sequence MLTTYPKEFDVIVVGAGHAGCEAALASARMGHFVLLTTIDADRIAHMSCNPSIGGRAKGHLVKEIDALGGEMAKNIDETGIQFHRLNMSRGPAVWSSRAQADMKLYSQRMKKIIENQSNLRLKQAIVDEILVEDNIVRGVKTSIDEVFLGRTVILTTGTFLKGLIHVGLKHWSGGRISEPSSEKLSDCLRKLGFEIGRLKTGTCPRLDGRTIDFSSMEPQYGDEPPHPFSFSTEKIEREQIPCYITYTNQKTHDIIRSGFDRSPIFTGIIKSRGVRYCPSIEDKIVKFSGKERHQIFIEPEGINTTEYYPNGLFTSLPIDVQIKMVRSIKGLEKAEIIKPGYGIEFDYVNPIQLKPSLETKLIKGLFSAGQINGTTGYEEAAAQGIMAGINAVKYVRGESPLILDRSQAYIGVLIDDLVTKGTKEAYRMFTSRAEYRLLLREDSADLRLMPFGHELGLINDSIYKKYLNKKEDIEKTLEKLGEIRLKPNAATNSMLKNVGTSHIKNPVTLRELLKRPEVNIDELYVFDEGLKNLPQDVKDEVSFQMKYEGYIKLQKEQVERFKKFEYLKLPPDIDYYNMVGLSNEVKEKLTNIKPASLGQAGRISGITPAALIILQIYLKKRKIA; translated from the coding sequence ATGCTAACGACTTATCCCAAAGAATTCGATGTAATTGTGGTGGGGGCAGGACATGCGGGTTGTGAAGCTGCCTTAGCCTCAGCCCGAATGGGTCATTTTGTACTCCTTACTACTATAGATGCAGATAGAATTGCTCATATGTCCTGTAATCCATCTATCGGAGGAAGGGCAAAGGGGCATCTGGTAAAGGAAATAGATGCTCTGGGCGGAGAGATGGCAAAAAATATAGATGAGACAGGCATTCAATTCCACCGTCTGAATATGAGCAGAGGTCCTGCAGTATGGTCTTCTCGTGCCCAGGCAGATATGAAACTCTACAGTCAGAGGATGAAAAAGATAATAGAAAATCAGTCAAATCTCAGATTGAAACAGGCAATCGTTGATGAAATATTAGTAGAAGACAATATAGTAAGGGGCGTAAAAACATCAATAGACGAAGTATTTTTAGGAAGAACGGTTATACTAACCACGGGAACATTTTTAAAGGGTTTAATTCATGTTGGACTAAAACACTGGTCAGGAGGAAGAATTAGTGAACCGTCTTCCGAGAAATTATCGGATTGTTTGAGGAAATTAGGTTTTGAAATAGGAAGATTAAAGACCGGAACCTGTCCTCGTTTAGACGGGCGCACTATTGATTTTAGCTCAATGGAACCTCAATACGGAGATGAACCCCCTCATCCTTTTTCATTCTCTACGGAAAAGATAGAGAGAGAACAGATACCTTGCTATATCACATACACAAACCAGAAGACGCATGATATCATTCGCAGTGGCTTTGATCGTTCTCCCATCTTTACGGGAATTATTAAATCCAGAGGAGTAAGGTATTGTCCTTCTATTGAAGACAAGATTGTCAAATTTTCAGGTAAGGAGAGGCATCAGATCTTTATTGAACCAGAGGGGATAAATACTACCGAATATTACCCCAACGGCTTGTTTACCAGTTTGCCCATAGATGTTCAAATAAAGATGGTAAGAAGCATAAAGGGATTGGAGAAGGCGGAGATTATAAAACCCGGATATGGCATTGAATTTGACTATGTCAACCCTATTCAGTTGAAGCCATCCCTGGAAACGAAATTGATAAAGGGACTATTCTCTGCCGGTCAGATAAATGGCACCACAGGTTATGAAGAGGCCGCTGCTCAGGGAATCATGGCAGGCATCAATGCGGTAAAATATGTAAGAGGAGAATCGCCTCTTATTTTAGACCGTTCTCAAGCCTACATTGGTGTTCTGATAGATGATCTGGTAACAAAAGGAACAAAGGAAGCCTACAGGATGTTTACATCCCGAGCCGAATATCGCCTGCTTTTAAGAGAAGATAGCGCAGATTTAAGACTTATGCCATTTGGGCATGAACTGGGACTGATAAATGACAGTATATATAAAAAATACTTAAATAAAAAAGAAGATATTGAAAAAACGCTGGAAAAATTGGGCGAGATTAGACTTAAGCCCAATGCTGCCACTAACAGTATGTTGAAAAATGTAGGCACATCTCACATCAAAAATCCTGTTACCTTGAGAGAACTTTTGAAAAGACCAGAAGTAAATATTGATGAATTGTATGTATTTGATGAGGGGTTAAAAAATTTACCACAGGATGTGAAAGATGAAGTGAGTTTTCAGATGAAATATGAAGGTTATATTAAATTACAAAAAGAGCAGGTGGAAAGATTTAAAAAGTTTGAATATTTAAAATTGCCTCCAGACATAGATTATTATAATATGGTTGGTCTTTCCAATGAGGTGAAGGAAAAGTTGACAAATATAAAACCTGCATCTTTGGGACAAGCAGGTCGCATTTCTGGCATAACACCAGCTGC
- the gdhA gene encoding NADP-specific glutamate dehydrogenase translates to MFGGNEKMESIYKEVTNRNPGETEFHQAVREVLSSLPPVLAKHPEFCEYKIIERLCEPDRQVIFRILWEDDKGIMHINRGFRVQFNNALGPYKGGLRFHPSVYLGIVKFLGFEQIFKNALTGMPMGGAKGGSDFDPHGKSDREIMNFCRKFMTELYQHLGEETDVPAGDIGVGSREIGYLFGQYKRLTHKFEAGVITGKKLNWGGSQVRTEATGYGLVYFMDEMLRDHKKSFDGMKVTISGSGNVAIYAAEKVIQLGGKVIAMSDSNGVIHDESGINIETLKQIKEIERKRIKEYTKFHETAAYYEGGNIWRIKTDIALPSATENEITGRDAEILIKNGVIAVGEGSNMPTAHKGIKAFMNAGILFGPAKAANAGGVATSALEMIQNSRHDVWTFEYTDKRLKEIMENIYKICSETAEEFGTPGNLSRGANIAGFLRVATAMIDQGIV, encoded by the coding sequence ATGTTTGGTGGTAATGAGAAAATGGAATCTATTTACAAGGAGGTAACGAATCGCAATCCTGGGGAAACTGAATTTCACCAGGCAGTAAGAGAGGTTTTGTCTTCACTACCACCGGTGCTTGCCAAGCATCCTGAATTTTGTGAGTACAAAATTATTGAGCGTCTTTGTGAACCTGACCGCCAGGTTATATTCAGGATCTTATGGGAAGATGACAAGGGTATTATGCATATTAATAGAGGTTTTCGTGTTCAATTTAACAACGCTTTAGGTCCTTACAAAGGAGGATTGAGGTTCCATCCCTCCGTTTATCTGGGAATTGTAAAGTTTCTTGGATTTGAACAAATCTTCAAGAATGCTTTAACGGGAATGCCTATGGGTGGAGCCAAGGGCGGCTCTGACTTTGATCCACATGGCAAATCAGACCGAGAAATTATGAATTTTTGCAGGAAATTCATGACAGAACTCTACCAACACCTGGGAGAGGAAACAGATGTTCCAGCAGGAGACATAGGAGTTGGATCAAGGGAAATAGGTTACTTGTTCGGCCAGTACAAGAGATTAACCCACAAATTTGAAGCCGGTGTTATAACCGGAAAAAAGCTGAATTGGGGTGGAAGTCAGGTAAGAACAGAGGCTACAGGATATGGCTTGGTGTATTTTATGGATGAGATGTTGAGAGATCATAAAAAATCGTTTGATGGTATGAAGGTAACGATTTCCGGCTCTGGAAATGTGGCTATATATGCAGCGGAAAAGGTGATTCAATTGGGCGGAAAGGTTATTGCGATGAGTGATTCAAACGGTGTAATTCATGATGAAAGTGGTATCAATATTGAGACGCTAAAACAGATTAAAGAGATTGAGAGAAAGAGAATTAAAGAATATACAAAGTTTCATGAAACGGCTGCTTATTATGAAGGTGGTAATATATGGAGAATCAAAACGGATATTGCCCTGCCGTCTGCTACGGAGAATGAAATAACAGGAAGAGATGCAGAAATACTGATTAAGAATGGTGTCATTGCGGTTGGAGAGGGCTCCAATATGCCGACCGCACACAAAGGAATTAAAGCCTTTATGAATGCAGGAATTTTATTTGGGCCTGCTAAAGCGGCTAATGCAGGTGGTGTGGCAACATCAGCTCTGGAGATGATTCAGAACAGTCGTCACGATGTCTGGACATTTGAGTATACGGATAAAAGGCTAAAAGAGATTATGGAGAATATATATAAAATCTGCAGCGAAACGGCAGAGGAGTTTGGAACGCCGGGGAATTTAAGCAGAGGTGCTAATATAGCAGGATTTCTTAGAGTGGCAACGGCTATGATAGATCAAGGTATTGTATAG
- a CDS encoding OFA family MFS transporter: MAEEEKILGMRAESGRWIFVIAGLLINICLGTIYSWSVFRKPLQSLFDVGATESGYPFMVFLVVFAIAMLLVSGLMEKWGPKKMSIIGGILVGLGWILASQAKSMGMLTLVYGILGGFGVGMVYGCPVAVAARWFPDKRGIAVGTTVMGFGLSALITAPIAKALIDAVGPMSTFAYLGVAFIIILVILSLPLRFPSVQGWKPAGWEPSAHVAAAAVELSPSEMLKTARFYGLWLCYAIGVTAGLMAIIISSPVGQEIIKLSAGAAATAVAIFAIFNGIGRPIFGWLTDKLTPRGGAILSFVIIILASMMMYFGAGEGRTALFMISFAMLWGCLGGWLAIGPTATGSFFGTKYYPRNYAIMFLAYGAGAFIGPYISGRIRDMTGSYLSSFVPVTILAVVGIILALALMSPPKKKEA; encoded by the coding sequence ATGGCAGAGGAAGAGAAAATCTTAGGGATGCGTGCTGAGAGTGGGCGATGGATATTCGTTATCGCTGGATTATTGATAAATATATGTCTCGGCACTATTTATTCATGGAGTGTTTTTAGAAAACCTTTACAATCACTCTTTGATGTTGGTGCTACAGAAAGTGGATATCCTTTTATGGTATTTTTAGTAGTTTTCGCAATTGCTATGCTCCTTGTCTCCGGTCTGATGGAAAAGTGGGGACCAAAAAAGATGTCAATCATAGGCGGCATATTAGTGGGTCTCGGCTGGATCTTAGCCAGTCAGGCAAAGAGTATGGGTATGCTCACGCTGGTTTATGGAATATTGGGTGGATTTGGCGTAGGAATGGTCTATGGATGCCCCGTAGCAGTTGCAGCGAGGTGGTTTCCAGACAAAAGAGGTATCGCTGTTGGTACTACGGTGATGGGCTTTGGTCTATCAGCTTTAATTACAGCTCCCATAGCCAAGGCTCTTATTGACGCTGTCGGTCCTATGTCTACCTTCGCCTATCTGGGTGTAGCGTTTATTATAATATTGGTAATTTTATCGTTGCCCCTCAGGTTTCCTTCTGTCCAGGGCTGGAAACCTGCCGGCTGGGAACCATCAGCACATGTTGCAGCTGCTGCTGTTGAGTTGAGTCCATCCGAAATGCTGAAAACAGCGCGTTTCTATGGATTATGGCTGTGCTATGCGATAGGAGTTACTGCCGGACTTATGGCTATTATAATTTCCAGTCCTGTGGGACAGGAAATTATAAAGTTGAGTGCAGGCGCTGCTGCAACAGCCGTTGCGATATTTGCCATCTTCAATGGTATCGGTAGACCAATCTTCGGCTGGTTAACAGATAAATTGACTCCCCGTGGTGGTGCCATTTTATCGTTTGTAATAATCATCCTTGCCTCAATGATGATGTACTTTGGTGCTGGAGAAGGCAGAACTGCATTATTTATGATTTCTTTTGCTATGCTGTGGGGATGTTTAGGAGGTTGGCTGGCTATTGGACCCACTGCAACAGGTTCTTTCTTCGGTACTAAATATTATCCAAGAAACTATGCCATAATGTTCCTCGCCTATGGTGCCGGTGCCTTCATAGGCCCTTACATTTCGGGAAGAATTAGAGACATGACAGGCAGTTATTTGTCATCTTTTGTGCCCGTAACAATACTGGCAGTTGTAGGAATCATACTCGCCCTTGCGTTGATGTCACCTCCCAAGAAGAAAGAAGCATAA
- a CDS encoding DUF721 domain-containing protein produces MKKIGDVLTEILKDWRCGKLGDEVRIRENWREIVGDIVYKNTRVVGIRNKVLRVGVSSSAWAMELTFIKDRIIENINHLCGKTAVEDIYFKEA; encoded by the coding sequence ATGAAAAAAATAGGTGATGTTCTAACTGAGATTTTAAAGGATTGGCGATGTGGAAAGTTAGGTGATGAGGTGCGCATTAGAGAAAACTGGAGAGAAATAGTAGGTGACATTGTATATAAAAATACTCGGGTTGTAGGAATAAGAAATAAGGTATTAAGGGTAGGAGTGAGTTCCAGTGCATGGGCCATGGAACTCACTTTTATAAAAGATAGAATAATAGAGAATATCAATCATCTGTGTGGGAAGACAGCTGTTGAGGATATCTATTTTAAGGAGGCATGA
- a CDS encoding nucleotide sugar dehydrogenase produces the protein MVIGIVGLGYVGLPIAIEFGKKFECVGFDIDESRIEELKKGIDKTGEVKEELEDTSVIFTSNACLLKRCDVVVVAVPTPINNHNIPNLEALKHASRIVGENIKKGAIVVYESTVYPGATNLVCKPIIEQASKGNNFKIAYSPERINPGDKEHRFSDIVKIVSAEDEETLNVVVSLYKSVVKAGIYRTSSIEAAEAAKVIENTQRDLNIALVNELSVIFHRLGLDTKEVLEAAATKWNFLKFSPGLVGGHCIGVDPYYLTYRAEEMGYHPEVILAGRRTNDSMPNFIASNIVKMLIKQNIPVNGARLAILGLTFKENVPDLRNTKVYNLVEELSSYGIEVYLHDPLADEEDAYDIFHRHLCSFDDFTELDGFCICVKHRSYMDLDIRELRQYCRIDKPLFVDIKAIFSERNVQKANFVYWRL, from the coding sequence ATGGTAATAGGTATTGTAGGTTTGGGGTATGTAGGGTTGCCTATTGCCATAGAATTTGGAAAGAAATTTGAATGTGTGGGGTTTGACATAGATGAAAGTAGGATAGAGGAATTAAAAAAAGGTATAGATAAGACAGGAGAGGTAAAGGAAGAATTAGAGGATACATCTGTGATTTTTACCTCCAATGCCTGCCTTTTAAAGAGATGTGATGTGGTTGTTGTTGCTGTTCCTACACCTATAAATAATCACAATATTCCTAATCTTGAAGCTTTAAAACATGCAAGTAGAATTGTGGGAGAAAATATAAAGAAAGGAGCGATTGTTGTTTATGAATCTACTGTTTACCCTGGTGCAACAAATCTTGTATGCAAACCCATAATTGAACAAGCCTCAAAAGGTAACAACTTTAAGATAGCTTATTCTCCGGAGAGGATAAATCCTGGTGATAAAGAACACCGTTTCTCGGATATAGTGAAGATAGTGTCAGCAGAAGATGAAGAAACATTGAATGTAGTAGTTTCTTTATATAAAAGTGTGGTAAAAGCAGGTATATATAGAACATCTTCTATAGAAGCGGCGGAAGCGGCAAAGGTTATAGAGAATACGCAAAGGGATCTGAATATAGCTTTGGTGAATGAACTTTCCGTCATATTTCATAGACTGGGATTGGATACAAAGGAAGTATTAGAAGCAGCTGCCACCAAATGGAATTTTTTAAAGTTTTCACCAGGTTTAGTGGGTGGACATTGCATAGGGGTTGACCCTTATTATCTCACCTATAGAGCAGAAGAGATGGGCTACCATCCCGAGGTAATTTTAGCAGGAAGGAGAACAAATGATTCTATGCCTAATTTTATTGCTAGTAATATAGTAAAGATGCTTATTAAACAAAATATTCCTGTTAATGGTGCAAGGTTGGCTATTCTTGGCCTTACCTTTAAAGAAAATGTGCCAGATTTACGCAACACGAAGGTTTATAACTTGGTGGAAGAACTTTCTTCTTATGGTATAGAGGTTTATCTGCATGATCCATTAGCCGACGAAGAGGATGCTTATGATATTTTTCATCGTCATCTCTGTTCTTTTGATGATTTTACTGAGCTGGATGGCTTTTGTATATGTGTAAAACATAGATCTTATATGGACCTTGACATAAGAGAGTTAAGACAATATTGTCGGATAGACAAACCGTTGTTTGTTGATATAAAAGCTATATTTAGTGAAAGGAATGTTCAAAAGGCAAATTTTGTGTATTGGAGGTTGTAA